Proteins found in one Pseudomonas sp. P8_241 genomic segment:
- a CDS encoding ABC transporter substrate-binding protein gives MVLNKRATAVLFAGLLSVTSQALMAAESVNFVSWGGSTQDAQKQAWADPFSKASGITVVQDGPTDYGKLKAMVESGNVQWDVVDVEADFALRAAAEGLLEPLDFKVIERDKIDPRFVSDHGVGSFFFSFVLGYNEDKLGANKPQDWSALFDTKTFPGKRALYKWPSPGVLELALLADGVAADKLYPLDLDRAFKKLDTIKKDIVWWGGGAQSQQLLASGEASMGQFWNGRIHALQEDGAPVGVSWKQNLVMADILVIPKGSKNKDAAMKFLANASSAKGQADFSNLTAYAPVNVDSVARLDSALAPNLPTAYAKDQITLDFAYWAKNGPAIATRWNEWLVK, from the coding sequence ATGGTGTTGAACAAACGTGCGACCGCAGTGCTTTTTGCGGGACTGCTGAGCGTGACCAGCCAGGCATTGATGGCAGCTGAAAGCGTCAACTTCGTGAGTTGGGGCGGCAGCACCCAGGATGCGCAGAAGCAGGCATGGGCCGATCCGTTCAGCAAAGCCAGCGGCATCACCGTGGTGCAGGACGGCCCGACCGACTACGGCAAACTCAAGGCGATGGTCGAGAGCGGCAACGTCCAGTGGGACGTGGTCGATGTCGAAGCCGACTTCGCCCTGCGCGCCGCCGCCGAAGGCTTGCTCGAACCCCTCGATTTCAAAGTCATTGAGCGCGACAAGATCGACCCGCGCTTCGTCAGCGATCACGGCGTCGGTTCGTTCTTCTTCTCCTTCGTCCTCGGCTACAACGAAGACAAGCTCGGCGCCAACAAGCCTCAGGACTGGTCCGCGCTGTTCGACACCAAGACCTTTCCCGGTAAACGCGCCCTCTACAAATGGCCAAGCCCTGGCGTACTGGAACTGGCACTGCTGGCCGACGGTGTAGCGGCGGACAAGCTCTACCCGCTGGACCTCGACCGCGCCTTCAAAAAACTCGACACCATCAAGAAAGACATCGTCTGGTGGGGCGGTGGCGCGCAGTCGCAGCAGCTGCTGGCCTCCGGTGAAGCGAGCATGGGCCAGTTCTGGAATGGCCGGATCCATGCCCTGCAAGAAGACGGCGCCCCGGTCGGTGTGAGCTGGAAACAGAACCTGGTCATGGCCGACATTCTGGTCATTCCCAAAGGCTCGAAGAACAAGGACGCGGCGATGAAGTTCCTGGCCAACGCCAGCAGCGCCAAAGGACAGGCCGACTTCTCCAACCTGACCGCCTACGCCCCGGTCAACGTCGACAGCGTGGCGCGCCTGGATTCGGCGCTGGCCCCTAACCTGCCGACCGCTTACGCAAAGGATCAGATCACTCTTGATTTCGCGTACTGGGCCAAGAACGGTCCGGCCATCGCGACACGGTGGAACGAATGGCTGGTCAAATGA
- a CDS encoding ABC transporter permease produces the protein MKMTATASRPSTATGSATGAAGSANAKAAVMKRSPSLAQRWRGSSNLIPALLFLGLFFLAPLIGLLLRGVLEPVPGLGNYEQLFANSAYARVLLNTFSVAGLVTLFSLLLGFPLAWAITLVPRGWGRWILNIVLLSMWTSLLARTYSWLVLLQASGVINKALMAMGIIDQPLEMVHNLTGVVIGMSYIMIPFIVLPLQATMQAIDPMILQAGSICGASPWTNFFRVFLPLCRPGLFSGGLMVFVMSLGYYVTPALLGGAQNMMLPEFIIQQVQSFLNWGLASAGAALLIVITLVLFYFYLKLQPESPVGASNVR, from the coding sequence ATGAAAATGACAGCAACCGCATCTCGCCCATCCACTGCCACCGGGAGCGCCACGGGCGCTGCCGGTTCGGCGAACGCCAAGGCAGCTGTGATGAAGCGATCTCCTTCCCTGGCACAACGCTGGCGCGGTTCGAGCAACCTGATCCCCGCTCTGCTGTTTCTTGGTCTGTTCTTCCTCGCACCATTGATTGGCTTGCTGTTGCGCGGCGTGCTGGAACCGGTGCCTGGGCTGGGCAACTACGAACAACTGTTCGCCAACTCGGCGTACGCACGGGTGTTGTTGAACACCTTCTCGGTGGCGGGTCTGGTGACGCTGTTCAGCCTGTTGTTAGGCTTTCCGCTGGCCTGGGCGATCACGCTGGTACCGCGTGGCTGGGGCCGCTGGATCCTCAACATCGTGCTGCTGTCGATGTGGACCAGCCTGCTCGCCCGCACCTATTCCTGGCTGGTGTTGCTGCAAGCCTCCGGGGTGATCAACAAGGCGTTGATGGCCATGGGCATCATCGATCAACCGCTGGAGATGGTGCACAACCTCACCGGCGTGGTGATCGGCATGAGCTACATCATGATCCCGTTCATCGTGCTGCCGTTGCAGGCGACCATGCAGGCCATCGACCCGATGATTTTGCAGGCCGGTTCGATCTGCGGCGCCAGTCCCTGGACCAACTTCTTCCGGGTGTTCCTGCCGCTGTGCCGGCCGGGGTTGTTCTCCGGTGGCTTGATGGTGTTCGTGATGTCCCTCGGTTACTACGTCACCCCGGCACTGCTGGGCGGCGCGCAGAACATGATGCTGCCCGAGTTCATCATTCAGCAGGTGCAGTCGTTCCTCAACTGGGGCCTGGCCAGTGCCGGCGCCGCGTTGCTGATCGTGATCACGCTGGTGTTGTTCTACTTCTACCTGAAGCTTCAACCGGAATCCCCGGTTGGCGCCAGCAACGTGAGGTAA
- a CDS encoding ABC transporter permease, which yields MLLTPNAMSRRMRFGLYATTGLIGLFLLLPIVFIVLLSFGSSQWLVFPPPGWTMKWYVQFFSNADWMNAAMASLKVAVLTTFFAVALGLPTAFALVRGRFPGREMLYGLFTLPMIVPLVIIAVAVYALFLKLGYTGTMFAFVVSHVIVALPFTIISIINSLKLFDQSIEDAAVICGASRLQAVFKVTFPAIRPGMVAGALFAFLVSWDEVVLSVMMASPTLQTLPVKMWTTLRQDLTPVIAVASTLLIGLSVLVMVIAAALRRRNEISA from the coding sequence ATGCTCCTGACCCCCAATGCCATGAGCCGGCGCATGCGCTTCGGCCTGTACGCCACCACCGGGTTGATCGGTCTGTTCCTGCTGCTGCCGATCGTGTTCATCGTGCTGCTGTCGTTCGGTTCGTCGCAATGGCTGGTGTTTCCGCCGCCGGGCTGGACGATGAAATGGTACGTCCAGTTCTTCTCCAATGCCGACTGGATGAATGCCGCCATGGCCAGCCTCAAGGTTGCGGTGCTGACCACGTTCTTCGCCGTCGCGCTGGGCCTGCCAACCGCGTTTGCTCTAGTGCGGGGCCGCTTCCCCGGGCGGGAAATGCTCTACGGTCTGTTCACCCTGCCGATGATCGTGCCGCTGGTGATCATCGCCGTGGCGGTGTACGCGCTGTTCCTGAAACTGGGTTACACCGGGACGATGTTCGCGTTCGTGGTCAGCCACGTGATCGTCGCGTTGCCGTTCACCATCATCTCGATCATCAACTCGCTGAAGCTGTTCGATCAGTCGATTGAAGACGCGGCGGTGATCTGCGGCGCCTCGCGCTTGCAAGCGGTGTTCAAGGTGACGTTCCCGGCGATCCGTCCTGGCATGGTGGCCGGCGCTCTCTTCGCCTTCCTCGTCTCCTGGGATGAAGTGGTGCTGAGCGTGATGATGGCCAGCCCGACCCTGCAAACCCTTCCCGTGAAAATGTGGACCACCCTGCGCCAGGACCTGACGCCCGTGATCGCCGTCGCTTCGACGCTGCTGATCGGCCTCTCGGTATTGGTCATGGTGATCGCCGCCGCTCTGCGCCGGCGCAACGAAATCAGCGCTTGA
- a CDS encoding ABC transporter ATP-binding protein, which translates to MSAVIKEAAQQNDKPLVSLRNLNKHYGDFAAVDNISLDIKDGEFLTFLGSSGSGKSTTLSMLAGFETPSSGEILVNGQSLVNVPPHKRDIGMVFQRYSLFPHLSVRDNIAFPLAIRKLAAAERERRVDAMLKLVQLEQFAHRRPSQLSGGQQQRVAIARALVYEPRILLMDEPLGALDKKLREDLQDELRQLHRRLGITIVYVTHDQEEAMRLSQRIAIFSHGKIVGLGSGYDLYQNPPNAFVASFLGNSNFLKLKAQGNAVATFEGQPLSIRLTAGLQTDQDVLLMVRPEKALALSAEQAVAEPLAAGWNEVSAKVVEVLFLGESQTCSVITAGGTSMTVKALSAAGMPLKAGDSVKVRWATADACVYTEWAESDLNKAAGAH; encoded by the coding sequence ATGAGTGCAGTGATCAAAGAGGCCGCGCAGCAAAATGACAAACCCCTGGTCAGCTTGCGCAACCTGAACAAGCACTACGGCGACTTCGCCGCCGTGGACAACATCTCGCTGGACATCAAGGACGGCGAGTTCCTGACCTTCCTCGGTTCCAGCGGCTCGGGCAAAAGCACCACGCTGTCGATGCTGGCCGGCTTCGAAACCCCAAGCAGCGGCGAGATCCTGGTCAACGGCCAGTCGCTGGTGAACGTGCCGCCTCACAAACGCGACATCGGCATGGTGTTCCAGCGCTACTCGCTGTTTCCACACCTGTCGGTACGCGACAACATCGCCTTTCCGCTGGCCATCCGCAAACTGGCGGCCGCCGAACGCGAACGCCGGGTCGATGCGATGCTCAAACTGGTGCAACTTGAGCAATTCGCCCATCGCCGCCCTTCGCAATTGTCCGGTGGCCAACAGCAACGAGTCGCCATTGCCCGGGCGCTGGTCTATGAGCCGCGCATCCTGCTGATGGACGAACCGCTCGGTGCGCTGGACAAAAAGCTGCGCGAGGACTTGCAGGATGAGCTGCGCCAGCTACATCGGCGCCTGGGCATCACCATCGTCTACGTGACCCACGATCAGGAAGAAGCCATGCGCCTGTCCCAGCGCATCGCGATTTTCAGTCACGGCAAGATCGTCGGTTTGGGCAGCGGCTATGACCTTTATCAGAATCCGCCGAATGCCTTTGTTGCGTCGTTCCTCGGCAACTCCAACTTCCTCAAGCTCAAGGCTCAGGGCAATGCGGTGGCGACCTTTGAAGGCCAGCCGTTGTCGATCCGTCTGACTGCCGGCCTGCAAACCGACCAGGATGTGCTGCTGATGGTCCGCCCGGAAAAGGCCCTGGCCCTGAGTGCCGAACAAGCCGTGGCCGAACCGCTGGCCGCTGGCTGGAACGAGGTCTCGGCCAAGGTCGTGGAAGTGCTGTTTCTCGGGGAAAGCCAGACCTGCAGCGTGATCACCGCCGGTGGCACCTCGATGACGGTAAAGGCGCTGTCCGCCGCCGGCATGCCGCTCAAGGCCGGCGACAGCGTAAAAGTGCGCTGGGCCACCGCCGACGCTTGCGTCTACACCGAATGGGCCGAAAGCGATCTGAACAAGGCTGCCGGCGCGCATTGA
- a CDS encoding amidase: MIEVTEVSIAQLRAALESGQTTSVELVQAYLARIEAYDGPHTPTALNAVVVSNPEALAEAQACDARRAKGETLGPLDGIPYTAKDSYLVKGLTAASGSPAFKDLVAYRDAFTVERLRAGGAICLGKTNMPPMANGGMQRGVYGRAESPYNAEYLTAPFASGSSNGAGTATAASFAAFGLAEETWSSGRGPASNNGLCAYTPSRGVISVRGNWPLTPTMDVVVPFARTMADLLEVLDVVVADDPDTRGDLWRLQPWVPIPKSSEVRPESYASLAANSEALKGKKFGVPRMYINADPEAGTSESPGIGGPTGQRIHTRPSVIGLWEQARKALEAAGAEVLEVDFPLVSNCEGDRPGAPTVFNRGIVSKEFLHHELWDLTAWAFDDFLQANGDPKLNRLVDVDGPQIFPHDPGTLPNREGDLAAGMDEYVRMAERGITPWDQISTVPDGLRGLEKTRKIDLEDWMDRLGLDAVLFPTVADVGPANADVDPKSADIAWSNGVWVANGNLAIRHLGVPTVTVPMGVMPDIGMPVGLTFAGRAYDDSSLLHLASAFESTGNKRMIPPRTPPLKADQR; encoded by the coding sequence ATGATCGAAGTTACCGAAGTTTCCATTGCCCAATTGCGCGCCGCGCTCGAATCCGGCCAGACCACGTCGGTTGAACTGGTGCAAGCGTATCTTGCCCGGATCGAGGCCTATGACGGTCCGCATACACCCACCGCCCTCAACGCCGTCGTGGTGTCCAACCCCGAGGCGCTGGCCGAAGCTCAAGCGTGCGACGCCCGCCGCGCCAAGGGCGAAACACTGGGTCCGCTCGATGGCATCCCTTACACGGCCAAGGACAGCTATCTGGTCAAGGGCCTGACCGCCGCTTCGGGCAGCCCGGCTTTCAAAGACCTCGTCGCCTATCGCGATGCGTTCACCGTCGAACGCCTGCGCGCCGGCGGAGCGATCTGCCTGGGCAAGACCAATATGCCGCCGATGGCCAATGGCGGGATGCAACGCGGGGTCTACGGCCGTGCCGAAAGTCCCTACAACGCTGAATACCTCACCGCCCCTTTCGCCTCCGGTTCGTCGAATGGCGCGGGTACGGCGACCGCGGCCAGTTTCGCCGCATTCGGTTTGGCGGAAGAAACCTGGTCAAGCGGCCGAGGCCCGGCCTCGAACAACGGCTTGTGCGCCTACACACCATCGCGTGGTGTGATTTCGGTACGCGGTAACTGGCCGCTGACGCCGACCATGGACGTGGTGGTGCCGTTCGCCCGAACCATGGCCGACCTGCTCGAAGTGCTCGACGTGGTAGTGGCCGATGACCCGGACACCCGTGGCGATCTGTGGCGCTTGCAACCCTGGGTGCCGATTCCGAAATCGTCTGAGGTGCGCCCCGAATCCTATGCCTCGCTCGCGGCAAACAGCGAAGCGCTCAAAGGCAAGAAGTTCGGCGTCCCGCGCATGTACATCAACGCCGACCCTGAAGCTGGTACGTCCGAGTCGCCGGGCATCGGTGGGCCGACCGGCCAACGCATCCACACCCGCCCTTCGGTGATCGGTCTCTGGGAACAGGCGCGCAAGGCCCTCGAAGCCGCTGGCGCCGAAGTGCTCGAAGTGGATTTCCCGCTGGTCTCCAATTGTGAAGGCGATCGTCCTGGCGCGCCGACCGTGTTCAATCGCGGCATCGTCTCCAAAGAATTCTTACACCATGAACTGTGGGACCTGACGGCCTGGGCCTTCGATGATTTCCTGCAAGCCAACGGCGATCCAAAATTGAATCGTCTGGTGGATGTCGACGGGCCGCAGATTTTCCCTCATGACCCGGGCACCCTGCCCAACCGTGAAGGCGACCTGGCCGCCGGCATGGATGAATACGTGCGGATGGCCGAGCGCGGCATCACCCCGTGGGACCAGATTTCCACGGTGCCGGATGGCCTGCGCGGTCTGGAGAAAACCCGCAAGATCGACCTGGAAGACTGGATGGATCGCCTGGGCCTCGACGCAGTGCTGTTCCCGACGGTCGCCGACGTGGGTCCGGCGAATGCCGATGTCGATCCAAAATCGGCGGATATCGCCTGGAGCAACGGGGTTTGGGTGGCTAACGGCAACCTCGCCATCCGTCACCTCGGTGTGCCAACAGTCACCGTACCAATGGGTGTGATGCCGGATATCGGCATGCCGGTCGGCCTGACGTTTGCCGGTCGTGCCTACGACGACTCGTCGCTGCTGCACCTGGCGTCGGCCTTCGAGTCGACCGGCAACAAGCGCATGATCCCGCCACGTACTCCGCCTTTGAAGGCTGACCAACGGTAA
- a CDS encoding bile acid:sodium symporter family protein, with the protein MTRPRLLPDNFTLTLIGVVILASLLPASGQVAVGFGWLTNIAIALLFFLHGAKLSRESIIAGAGHWRLHLLVFSLTFVLFPILGLALKPLLSPLIGDDLYMGMLYLCALPATVQSAIAFTSLARGNIPAAICSAAASSLFGIFLTPLLVTLLLDVQGNGGSTLDAILKISVQLLLPFIVGQIARRWIGDWVARNKSWLKFVDQGSILLVVYGAFSEAVIEGIWHQIPLLDLVGLVVVCCIVLALVLLASTVLGKAFGFNQEDRITILFCGSKKSLATGVPMAQVLFAGSTIGLLILPLMLFHQIQLMVCAVLAQRYAKRPESIPELMAQVDP; encoded by the coding sequence ATGACCCGCCCCCGTTTATTACCCGACAACTTCACCCTGACCCTGATCGGCGTGGTAATTCTTGCCAGCCTGCTGCCCGCCAGCGGTCAGGTGGCGGTCGGGTTCGGCTGGCTGACCAACATCGCCATTGCCTTGCTGTTTTTTCTGCACGGCGCCAAATTGTCCCGTGAGTCGATCATCGCCGGTGCCGGGCATTGGCGCCTGCATTTGCTGGTGTTCAGCCTGACCTTTGTGCTGTTTCCGATATTGGGCCTGGCGCTCAAGCCACTGCTGTCGCCGCTGATCGGCGACGATTTGTACATGGGCATGCTCTACCTCTGTGCACTGCCCGCGACCGTGCAATCGGCGATTGCCTTTACTTCGTTGGCGCGGGGGAATATTCCGGCGGCGATTTGCAGCGCGGCGGCGTCCAGTTTGTTCGGGATATTTCTCACGCCGTTACTCGTGACGTTGCTGCTGGATGTTCAGGGCAACGGCGGTTCGACCCTCGATGCCATCCTCAAGATCAGCGTGCAGCTGTTGCTGCCGTTCATTGTCGGGCAGATTGCGCGGCGCTGGATTGGCGACTGGGTGGCACGCAACAAGAGCTGGCTGAAATTCGTCGACCAGGGCTCGATCCTGCTGGTGGTCTACGGCGCATTCAGCGAAGCAGTGATCGAAGGCATCTGGCACCAGATTCCGTTGCTGGATCTGGTCGGGTTGGTGGTGGTTTGCTGCATCGTTCTGGCGTTGGTGTTGCTGGCGTCGACGGTGCTCGGCAAAGCCTTCGGCTTCAATCAGGAAGACCGCATCACCATTCTCTTCTGCGGCTCAAAGAAAAGCCTGGCGACCGGCGTGCCGATGGCGCAGGTGTTGTTCGCTGGCAGCACGATTGGCTTGTTGATTTTGCCACTGATGCTGTTTCACCAGATTCAATTGATGGTGTGTGCAGTGTTGGCGCAGCGCTATGCCAAACGACCGGAGTCGATTCCCGAGCTGATGGCTCAGGTTGATCCTTGA
- a CDS encoding AraC family transcriptional regulator, whose translation MPPKGHDKSVRRTIPGLSSLPRPLYGRTESLPNRALTRRHSHPWVQLSYAIQGVLEIQTGAGRFVAPPERAVWIPAGMPHRVFSSPRTEMRSLYIDCSVSTWAPPGCHVLGVSDLLRELIRAFSQVPVEYDQSGPHGRLAQVILDQLAEAPQIDLMLPLPQDSRLRQIAQSLESHPEQQTTLSHWSEKFGVTEKTLSRLFQRDTGLTFRAWRQRLRLLGALTPLEQGERVTDVALACGYDSTSAFIAAFRQQFGETPGEFFR comes from the coding sequence ATGCCGCCTAAAGGACATGACAAAAGCGTTCGACGCACTATCCCGGGCCTGTCCAGCCTGCCGCGCCCCCTCTACGGTCGAACCGAATCGCTGCCCAATCGGGCCCTTACCCGGCGCCATAGCCATCCTTGGGTGCAGTTGTCGTATGCGATTCAAGGTGTGCTGGAAATACAGACCGGCGCCGGGCGTTTCGTCGCCCCACCGGAGCGTGCGGTGTGGATTCCGGCGGGCATGCCGCACCGGGTGTTCAGCTCGCCGCGTACCGAGATGCGCAGTTTGTATATCGATTGCAGCGTGTCGACGTGGGCACCACCGGGGTGTCATGTGCTGGGCGTCAGCGACCTGTTGCGCGAGTTGATCCGCGCTTTCAGCCAGGTTCCGGTGGAGTACGATCAGAGCGGGCCGCACGGCCGGTTGGCTCAGGTGATTCTTGACCAGTTGGCTGAAGCGCCGCAGATCGACTTGATGCTGCCCCTGCCTCAGGACAGTCGCTTGCGGCAAATCGCCCAAAGCCTGGAATCACACCCGGAGCAACAAACCACGCTCAGTCACTGGAGCGAAAAATTCGGCGTGACCGAGAAAACCCTCAGCCGCCTGTTCCAGCGCGACACCGGCCTGACTTTCCGCGCCTGGCGCCAGCGCTTGCGGTTACTCGGGGCGCTGACGCCGCTGGAGCAAGGTGAGCGAGTCACCGACGTGGCGCTCGCTTGCGGCTACGATTCGACATCGGCGTTTATCGCCGCTTTTCGTCAGCAGTTTGGTGAGACGCCTGGAGAATTCTTCCGCTGA
- a CDS encoding class I SAM-dependent methyltransferase codes for MEMPTNENAIASNREAWNDSARHHKNGPDWQPLLHAVAQTDFSCLDDTLTKLLIQVGIEGKDVVQLGCNNGRESLSLFALGARHVVGVDQSEAFLQQARELAAHSPHAPQFIEADIHRLPVELHERFDVALITIGVLNWMPDIGEFFRHVAQALKPGGALVVYETHPFLELLDPEASDPFRLATSYFRQEPFVQHEPIVYEGKVEQPAAPSYWFVHTLGDLFGAAIAAGLQIRHFKEYPHSNREELYDRYERQEAQVPMCFTWVVVKDR; via the coding sequence ATGGAAATGCCGACAAACGAAAACGCCATCGCGAGCAATCGTGAGGCCTGGAATGACTCCGCTCGACATCATAAAAACGGCCCTGACTGGCAACCCCTGTTGCACGCAGTGGCGCAGACGGATTTTTCCTGCCTGGACGACACCCTGACCAAGTTGCTGATTCAGGTAGGAATCGAGGGCAAGGACGTGGTGCAACTGGGTTGCAACAACGGCCGCGAAAGTCTGTCGCTGTTTGCGTTGGGTGCACGCCATGTGGTGGGCGTCGACCAGTCCGAGGCCTTTCTCCAACAGGCGCGGGAACTGGCAGCGCACTCACCTCATGCGCCGCAATTCATCGAGGCCGACATCCACCGTCTGCCCGTTGAACTGCATGAGCGCTTCGACGTGGCGCTGATCACCATCGGCGTCCTGAACTGGATGCCCGACATCGGCGAATTCTTTCGCCATGTGGCGCAGGCATTGAAGCCAGGCGGTGCACTGGTGGTGTACGAGACCCACCCGTTCCTGGAATTGCTCGATCCAGAGGCGAGCGATCCTTTTCGCCTGGCCACTTCATACTTTCGCCAAGAGCCTTTCGTGCAGCATGAGCCGATCGTCTACGAAGGCAAGGTCGAACAACCCGCTGCGCCGTCCTACTGGTTCGTCCACACCTTGGGCGACTTGTTCGGCGCGGCCATTGCGGCCGGGTTGCAGATCCGCCACTTCAAGGAATACCCACACTCCAATCGCGAAGAACTCTATGACCGCTATGAGCGGCAAGAGGCGCAGGTGCCGATGTGTTTCACGTGGGTAGTGGTGAAGGACAGATGA
- a CDS encoding sigma-54-dependent transcriptional regulator, producing the protein MEHSILLVEDDEILAGNIQTYLERKDFEVTVCHSAEDALEQLGSFLPDVVLTDNSLPGMSGHDLIQKLRISAPDLKVIMMTGYGNVEDAVVAMKEGAFHYVTKPVALPELKLLLDKALATDRMERTLSFYQEREAQKSGVQALIGESAPMAYLKGTIAQLLDAERRMANSDLPPVLVEGETGTGKELVARALHFDGPRSKGPFIEFNCASIPSNLVESELFGHEKGAFTDAKDRRLGLVEAADGGTLFLDEIGEMDLLLQAKLLKLLEDRTIRRVGSVKERKVDLRVISATNCNLEQMVQQGKFRRDLFFRLRIISIKVPRLYARGADILLLARHFLATHGKRYGKPNLHFSDQAEELLLSYSWPGNVRELRNMLEQTVLLAQSDTVAAHQLNVCLSLVDEPPMFQHEMPPSDQRPSYNGTESMNLPEVERDMVRKMLDKTDWNVTKSARLLGLSRDMLRYRIEKLGLARPDKRQW; encoded by the coding sequence ATGGAGCACAGCATTCTGCTGGTCGAGGATGACGAAATCCTTGCCGGGAATATTCAGACCTACCTGGAGCGAAAGGACTTCGAGGTGACCGTCTGCCATTCGGCTGAAGACGCACTGGAGCAATTGGGTTCTTTCCTTCCGGACGTGGTACTGACCGACAACTCGTTGCCGGGCATGAGTGGTCACGACCTGATCCAGAAGTTGCGCATCAGCGCGCCGGATCTGAAAGTGATCATGATGACCGGCTATGGCAACGTCGAAGACGCCGTGGTCGCGATGAAAGAGGGCGCTTTCCATTACGTGACCAAACCGGTGGCTCTGCCGGAGCTCAAGCTGTTACTCGACAAGGCGCTGGCCACGGACCGCATGGAGCGCACGCTGTCGTTCTATCAGGAGCGCGAAGCCCAGAAATCCGGGGTGCAGGCATTGATTGGCGAGTCGGCGCCGATGGCTTACCTCAAGGGCACCATCGCCCAGTTGCTCGACGCCGAGCGGCGCATGGCCAACAGTGATCTGCCGCCCGTGCTCGTCGAAGGCGAGACGGGCACCGGCAAGGAACTGGTGGCCCGGGCACTGCACTTTGACGGGCCGCGCAGCAAAGGCCCGTTCATTGAATTCAACTGTGCCTCCATCCCCTCCAATCTGGTGGAGTCGGAACTGTTCGGGCATGAGAAGGGCGCCTTTACCGACGCCAAGGATCGTCGACTCGGGTTGGTGGAAGCCGCCGACGGCGGCACGCTGTTTCTCGATGAAATTGGTGAAATGGACCTGCTGCTGCAAGCCAAACTGCTCAAACTGCTGGAAGACCGGACCATTCGCCGGGTTGGCTCGGTGAAGGAACGCAAGGTCGACCTGCGGGTGATCAGCGCCACCAACTGCAACCTCGAGCAAATGGTTCAGCAAGGAAAATTCCGTCGCGATCTGTTTTTCCGCCTGCGCATCATTTCGATCAAGGTCCCGCGTCTGTATGCCCGAGGCGCTGACATCCTGCTGCTGGCCCGGCACTTTCTGGCCACCCATGGCAAGCGCTACGGCAAGCCGAACCTGCATTTCAGCGACCAGGCCGAAGAGCTGCTGCTCAGCTACAGCTGGCCGGGCAACGTGCGGGAATTGCGCAACATGCTGGAGCAAACCGTGTTGCTGGCGCAAAGCGACACGGTTGCCGCCCATCAACTGAACGTCTGCCTGAGCCTGGTGGACGAGCCGCCGATGTTTCAGCATGAGATGCCGCCCAGCGATCAGCGACCGTCCTACAACGGCACCGAGTCGATGAACCTGCCGGAAGTTGAACGTGACATGGTGCGCAAGATGCTCGACAAGACCGACTGGAACGTCACCAAATCGGCGCGCCTGTTGGGCCTGAGTCGCGACATGCTGCGTTACCGGATTGAAAAGCTCGGCCTGGCGCGTCCGGACAAACGCCAGTGGTAG